tgtccggtgacccggccaaccaaccaagatggccgccatggctaaaaatagaacataggggtaaaatgcagtttttggcttataactcaaaaaccaaagcatttagagcaaatctacatgagtaaaattgtttatcaggttaagatctatctgccctgaaattttcagatgaatctgacattccgttgttaggttgctgcccctgaattggtaattttaaggaaattttgctgtttttagttattatcttgaatattattatagatagagataaactgtaaacagcaataatgttcaacaaagtacgatttacaaataagtcaacatgaccaaattggtcagttgaccactttaggagttattgccctttatagtcaatttttgaccatttttcgtaaatcttggtaatcttttagaaaaatcttctctgatgaaactactgggccaaattaattgaaacttggccacaatcgtcattggggtatctagtttaaaaattgtgttcagtaactcggccaaccaaccaagatggccgccatggctaaaaatagaacatcggggtaaaatgcagttttttggcttataactcaaaaaccaaagcatttagagcaaatctgacaggacgtttaattgttgatcaggtcaagatctatcttccctggatttttcagatgaatttgattatcggttgttaggttgctgcccctgaattggtaattttaaggaaattttgctgtttttagttattatcttgaatattattatagatagagataaactgtaaacaacaataatgttcagcaaagtacgatttacaaataagtcaacatgaccaaattggtcagttgaccacttgagttattgccctttatagtcaatttttaaccatttttcgtaaatcttggtaatcttttagaaaaatcttctctgatgaaactactgggccaaattaattgaaacttggccacaatcgtcattggggtatctagtttaaaaattgttttcagtaactcggccaaccaaccaagatggccgccatggctaaaaatagaacatcggggtaaaatgcagttttttggcttataactcaaaaaccaaagcatttagagcaaatctgacaggacgtttaattgttgatcaggtcaagatctatcttccctggaattttcagatgaatttgattatcggttgttaggttgctgcccctgaattggtaatttgaggacattttgctgtttttttgttattatcttaaatattattatagatagagataaactgtaaacagcaataatgtacagcaaagtaagaactaaaaaaaagtcaacatgaacaaaataGTCAAtagaccccctaaggagttattgcccttcaaagtcaatttttaacaattttcacaaaatttgtagattttcactaacattttccacagaaaatactgttataaatagagataattgtaagcagcaaacaAGTAAAGTGAGATCTACAAAcccatcaccatcaccaaaacacaattttgtcatgaatccatctgtgtacaatgtttaatattaacatagaccaaggtgagcgacacaggctctttaaagCCTCTAGTTTAAGCTTACACTACGGAATATGAttgcttattgttgaatatTGTACAGTAAAATTTAGCTGCTTGCATCCAAATCAATTTACGTCTATGTGATAGTGTCActagaaatcataccacatctttgtaTACCTATCTAGTTTaaacataatatttcaataaaattaaaagcagCATTCAAACAGAGGTGAAATTCTTAAGATGataacattgttttaaattttttctcaGGATTTCGGAGCGAACGAAAAAGTAATACGCTTCTGGAAACCGGAAAAGAAATGGTATAATGCAACAGTCTTAGAAAAAACTAAATCAGGTAAACCATGATATAAATTAAAGAGAGATTACAAAAGAACGATAATTAATGAATTGATTGATAGtcaggtattttttttgttgtttaaggCCACATTGTGCACCCTAGGCTATATCATAGacatatgaagatgtggtatgtgtgccaatgagacaagtctccatccatgtaacaatttataaaagtaaaccattataggtcaaggtacggccttcaacacggatctTTGGCTCACACTGAGCAGTAAGCTATAACTatcactagtgtaaaacaattcaaacaggaaaacgaATAGCGGTCTAATTTAAAAATGACCGTTTGCATTTATTGGCTGAGAAAATTGGCATATCTGGAGAGAACACAGAGCATCACATGTCTAATCAACAGAAACAATGTACATAGCATTCGAAGTAAAAAGACTCACTAAGGATTCAACATTTCGATAAAGTCAAGGGAAACATCGTATGAAAGGAAAGATGaagatatatttgatttattttaatatgctTAATATGTGTTTGGTTTTCTGTCCCCTTGATTGGATAGTCTCTATTTTACAGGTTACAAAGTCGTATTTGCAGACGGCAACTTAGTAAGAGCGTTAAGTCTACAGAATCTACGAAAAAAGACATCGAGATGAATTCAGCTGAAGGTGTTTTGTTGAACAAAAtactttcatatatatatgaacttaCAAGAAACTCACAAGTCATCTGATAATGTTCTCAAAACGGGATATAATAAACAATACCAACAACACAAGGAAGCTGTATTTCCTTGACCTTGAACAAAATACATTTCACATCAGTCAAATGATACTATAcatctatacatgtatacaagaaTGAACAaggttatatatattgtttaatttatattggGACATTATCATGATatcttaatgaaaaaaaacaaacattcacAGAATAAGCTTGTTTGGTCTGAATGTGCTTGTAATTTAATATGACAAACTGTATGTAGAATAAGAAGTAATTATCACAccatcaatgagacaacatcaATGACGAAAATAAATAGATGAAAAAGTATGCAAAAATCATCAACAATAGATAGATGTGCATAGAATAAGTTATAAATCGCCAAGTGTGTTTAAATATTATGCACATAAAGCTGTTCAATATAGTtgcaatattaaaacatgtaacAATGTGTCATAGAGCACTTTTTATAGTCATTAGTAAACACAATCTTAGCATATAAAAATTTATGATGATGTACTTACAAACATTGCATTGTCCgattattttcgacttatgagtttgaattttcttctggtatcatttgtttctcttttaAGGAGGTTTGTTCCTAATGATGACGATTTAACATAAGCTCCTCGTGTTTTAAAGCAATCTGTATTCAAATCATTCTGCCTTCTTTATACGGataacaacaacatattcaaacattttgtcaggaatctgatgttcagtagatgtcgtttgttgatgtggttcataagtgtttctcgtttctcgtttttgatatagattagaccattggtctTCCCGTTTTAATGGTTTTGCGCTAGtcattttgggccctttatagcttgctgttcggtaggagccaaggctccgtgttgaagacctttTTTATACCTATAATGTTGTTGTGTGTACAAATTTGGacctggatggagagttgtctcatttgtacACATTTGTTTCATAAGAAGTCAAATGTCTAAACACTGTCTAAATTTCACGACTTGGGATGACAGTTTTAGtacaaacaattatttgatttgcCGTAAATTTGAATCTTATGAGATTATGAGGAAATTTCCCCAATTTGTAgtcaacaatatataatatgaacatgatgaGATTATGGGGAAATTACCCCAATTTGCAGTCAACAATATCTAATATGAACATGATGAGATTATGGGGAAATTTCCCAAATTGATAGTCAACAATATTTCTATGATTTGAACATAATGAGATTATGGGGAAATTTCCCCATTTGATGGTCAGCAATATTAAAGCTTGTATTTTCTTATTAATTATCTTATCGTGGGGATTTCTGCATTCTGATGTTTTTGGTTGTAAATGCGAATGTGGGGATATTTCCCCATTCTAATGTTATTGGTTTTATATGTGTATGTGGGGATTTTCTCCACTGGTACGTTTTTCAATTCAAGAAGACTATTTTTCTTCATTGAGTCGGAAGATTTActcaaatttgataacatcaagTAAGCGCATTTCCATTATCTTATAGATTTGTTGACAAAAAGTGTTAATTTCAATTCACATCGTCAACCGAATTTGAAACCACcaaaaaaagagaataaaatagaaattctctttttcaaatagaatgcgttttaaattaacaatattcgatgaaaataacaaatataacattaaaactaaatacatgaatttttgATAGCAAAATACCGTGCCATGTCTTATagcaatgcgaattcacactcagcaaaaTAGTCACAATAGGGAATAAGTCGCgccaaaacatttgttttacacTCCAATTCTTAATACACTGTTAAAGTATATATAGTAAAACGacattttcttctgatatattgtacaaaattgaagtcAAGGTTTGCATCACACTCAACACAATACATCCTGTTCATATAAGTCTGACGAATCCATGAACGTTTGCCTGAGGTCCGATGAGGTATTGCGAGCGTTGTGAAGTTTAATACATGATTAGATAACGTACCTTGCTTTGCTATAATTTTGCATTGTGTTACAGTTAACCCTTTTAATCGGATTCATGTGGAAAAGTTACAGTTCCAGATTGAAATTGATGAATGGACTTTTCATCGATGTTGTCattgtaaaaagttaaatcacaaaaaactgAACTACgcggaaaatttaaaacggaaattcctttttaaaaggcaaaaccaaaagctcaaacacatcaaacgaatgcatAAACATGCCATAAAATTCTCACTTGAATGAAAGTCTTGcaagtttgaaacaaatgtcATGATGTTTTGAAACAAACAGTGATGACTACCTTTACTATCTTCCTAGTAGCAGTTGTATGGCACTTTAAGCCTGGGTATGTTTCTGAAACTAGCGTTAAAAGAGTCTTACCATAAATATCATTTCTATTAAACAAAAACGATAATGGTAGTCACATGCGTTTCTTTTTATTAGCTAAACTAAACAACACAAGTTTTGCCATCAATTAAACTGTATgcttatattcatatttttttatatgcacTTATAATTAACACTTGGAGGTACGAAAaccaaaataaatcaatgtaaCTCGACTACGGTAAATGCATGACAGTTTTTGGTGTCATTTAGCTATCTTCCTATAGTAGCGAACACATTTGGTGTTGACTTTCTAGTGGCTATCTGTCTTTTATTTCCTTGAACATGTTAGTGAGAATAACATTGATACATGAATTTAGACTCTGctggtttttttaattaatcttTTTACGATATATATTCTATATTGGCGAAAAGGGTCATTCGTGTGCAATCAATCTGGTTTCCTCGACCTGATAGTGTACAAAGTCAGATTGTGTAAACGATGCTTTGTTCTTTTGTCCTTTTTCGTGCATCTGTTCTGTGTAATTAAACGTGTGTTGATGGTACTGTGCACTATCTTTGGTAATTCTTGCTATCCTTTAATACTCTGATTATTATAAAATGAGAATCGAAATCGAAAACGGTCATGATGTGAACTTCCTAAATGGTAAGAACTCCTTATTGCCGTTTTGATCTATTACATAGGCTCCTATCCCTTGATAACCATAGCTTAACTTAACAGTATTATacgtaattataaatattatatactaCCCACTGCACTTAAAATTAGATatgtatatatcaatatttcaaagaCCTCTTATTAAcagtatataaatatttctattattgatttataaaattatctctctttataatgcacaaaaaaaacacaaaacaaactttGATACACGTGCATGTATAAGTTATTAGTAAAAACACCGAACTccaagaaatttttaaaacggaaagtccctaagcaaatgacaaaattaaaatcggAAACAGCAAATGAACGGATAATAACTctcataatcctgacttggattacactagtaattttggggccctttatagcttgttgttcggtgtgagccaaggctccgtgttgaaggccgtactttaacctataattgtttaatttttaaattgttatttggatggagagttgtctcattggcactcacaccacatcttcctatatctattggtaCATGCATtgttttatgtagaaaattgtgggtTACAGCTGGGTTTATAGCTATATCAGTCTAATACAATTCCATCacattgacaacgatgtgtgaacaaaacaaacagacataaaaaatatactcAAACTCGGTTGACTCGAAATTTCAGATCAGTCGAAGTTTTCACGTGGTCCATATACTAGTAAATGTATGCATTTCGACTCCTGATGAGTCGCAATTTGATGAGTCGAAATTTCGGTTGAGTCAAACTTAATTTACAGTCTCAAAGTTAACAAAAgcattcaaaattcattatttatctcGAACTAATACacatatatcaaaatatgatcTTCGAGATTAAAAAAGATTGGAGAGTTAATCTGACAAAACACGTGTAATTACATTTCCGGTTACTGACCATTATATTGATTTGTGACATGCTGAggttatcttttaaaaaaatgtatagataaTAAGTGATACATCGTTAATGATCATGAAGAAGTATTTGAAACACTGATGAGCTTGGATGTGTATAAAGTGGGGAGTAAGACTTTCGTTGGTGATCACTTGAAATAATCATGAATTTCACTTATACATACTACGATCCCTACACATACAATAAGTAAAAGGACTACACCTCGGGGAATAAAAACGCCAAGAAGTAACATAAATGACCATCCCAAAGTAGCATGATCTCCATTTTTTCCACCATATACAGACAACACTATGAGGATTAAAACACTGCctgcaaataaaaaagatactaagatatatattcatcatgttcatgctTGTAATATGCCTCACATCCTCCGTATTTAACCAGAATAATGGTTGGGAATGTCAAATTAAATCCTTAAAACGAATACAGTATCAAACCTTT
This Mytilus trossulus isolate FHL-02 chromosome 14, PNRI_Mtr1.1.1.hap1, whole genome shotgun sequence DNA region includes the following protein-coding sequences:
- the LOC134696448 gene encoding uncharacterized protein LOC134696448 isoform X1, which encodes MVNWKIDNGKLNIQGIEDFEEQIEYAKSSLQYKKIEKSCKRNEKTIAEKDIMIKNLEDFGANEKVIRFWKPEKKWYNATVLEKTKSGYKVVFADGNLVRALSLQNLRKKTSR
- the LOC134696448 gene encoding uncharacterized protein LOC134696448 isoform X2, which gives rise to MVNWKIDNGKLNIQGIEDFEEQIEYAKSSLQYKKIEDFGANEKVIRFWKPEKKWYNATVLEKTKSGYKVVFADGNLVRALSLQNLRKKTSR